From Pelotomaculum schinkii, the proteins below share one genomic window:
- a CDS encoding PdaC/SigV domain-containing protein, with product MGKKVFLAGFVISLMLSMHAYGFAAAESQPAIMLNGTAIEAVASVDGGSVYLPLRAVGEALGYEIQWSGKDNTISVSRPEKDIIIDLNNYKITANDHAYYMSGDYTIIGDSTYMGPDFFSENFGLTVRWDRQNGIVQLENVKENAISITTVKEASDTDTIKITLQYPQVDGLADKTVQDRINAVFSKLAGDAKNEGLKNADEMEKAIASGYAGSPNKCETYFDYRLKYNQNELLSVVFLDYQYTGGAHGLTAQSSHTFNLKTGEEYKLKDLVKSDADYVSFISNAVKNEIDARVKEGVLPDYAIAPFEAIREDQDFYLSNNAVVVYFQQYEYFPYAAGIQEFPVEFSALKDLLRPEFGFLNNE from the coding sequence ATGGGGAAAAAGGTTTTTTTGGCAGGGTTCGTTATTTCGTTGATGCTGTCTATGCATGCATATGGTTTTGCTGCAGCCGAAAGTCAGCCTGCAATCATGCTGAACGGTACGGCAATTGAGGCTGTCGCCTCTGTTGACGGAGGAAGTGTTTATTTGCCGCTGCGGGCGGTTGGTGAAGCGCTCGGATATGAAATACAGTGGTCGGGAAAGGATAATACGATTTCCGTTTCCAGACCTGAGAAAGATATAATAATTGATTTGAATAACTATAAAATAACTGCAAATGACCATGCTTATTATATGAGCGGGGATTACACCATCATCGGAGACAGTACGTACATGGGGCCGGATTTCTTCTCTGAAAACTTTGGGCTAACAGTACGCTGGGACAGGCAAAATGGCATCGTTCAACTTGAAAATGTAAAAGAGAATGCAATTTCCATAACAACAGTAAAAGAAGCTTCTGATACCGATACAATCAAAATAACTTTGCAGTATCCGCAGGTTGACGGTTTGGCTGACAAAACCGTGCAGGACAGGATAAACGCAGTCTTCAGCAAATTAGCCGGGGATGCCAAAAATGAAGGACTGAAAAATGCCGATGAAATGGAAAAGGCCATAGCGTCCGGGTATGCCGGCAGTCCAAACAAGTGTGAAACCTATTTTGACTACAGGCTGAAATACAATCAAAACGAACTGTTGAGCGTTGTTTTTCTCGATTACCAGTATACCGGAGGGGCACATGGACTGACGGCGCAAAGCTCCCATACCTTCAACCTGAAAACGGGTGAAGAATACAAGCTTAAGGATCTGGTAAAAAGTGATGCGGACTATGTTTCTTTCATCAGCAATGCCGTGAAGAATGAGATCGATGCGCGGGTAAAGGAAGGCGTCCTGCCTGATTATGCAATTGCGCCCTTTGAGGCTATCAGAGAAGACCAGGACTTTTACCTGTCCAATAATGCGGTCGTGGTCTATTTCCAGCAGTATGAATATTTCCCATATGCCGCCGGCATACAGGAGTTCCCGGTCGAATTTTCAGCATTGAAAGATCTGCTGAGGCCCGAATTCGGTTTTTTGAACAATGAATAA
- a CDS encoding Fic family protein: MPVKAFLVPSAMDELCHGFNTYREKESFDDLILSFAFILDFLCIHPFRDGNGRISRLLTLLLLYQAGFEVGRFISLERIIEESKVTYYDVLEKWWHENQHNPIPWIEYSLGVLIAAYKEFEEWVNLAENQRGSKTAMIKETILHLSGDFFIQDIEQACPNVSRPTIYRVLAILKDEGKVDCIVPGRNARWKRI, encoded by the coding sequence GTGCCGGTCAAAGCATTTTTAGTACCCAGTGCCATGGATGAACTTTGTCACGGTTTTAATACATATCGTGAAAAAGAAAGCTTTGACGATCTTATCTTAAGTTTCGCATTTATTCTTGATTTCCTTTGTATCCATCCTTTTCGAGATGGTAATGGCCGTATATCCCGTCTATTAACCTTATTGCTTTTATACCAGGCTGGTTTTGAAGTTGGGAGATTCATCTCTCTTGAACGAATTATTGAAGAAAGCAAGGTAACCTATTATGATGTACTTGAAAAATGGTGGCATGAGAACCAACACAATCCTATTCCATGGATTGAATATTCTCTTGGTGTCCTTATAGCTGCCTATAAAGAGTTTGAGGAATGGGTTAATCTTGCTGAAAATCAGAGAGGTTCAAAAACAGCCATGATCAAAGAAACAATCCTGCACCTTAGTGGGGACTTTTTCATCCAAGACATAGAGCAGGCTTGTCCAAACGTCAGCCGACCAACTATTTACAGGGTCCTTGCGATTTTAAAAGATGAAGGTAAAGTAGACTGCATCGTGCCTGGAAGAAATGCAAGATGGAAAAGGATATAG
- a CDS encoding Wadjet anti-phage system protein JetA family protein, translating to MLQVWSFVKTLDKNALVWTSSKIPDNYELGLSRKIEEFVDTCEKYNAGLCFMQLSHRPINSIFRRYYYEPLFHYTGPVFQRPGQPFKRALRRGILFKIYDQYLLTSLGMERDVVIDVIVDYIEENWEEEGQFAGALDDEIWDESLDNPAGFRDRAAFVLRKLESCGWLSTETYNNYKQYVNINDYAITILDTLDKVRKNRQAEYQGFVYATYTLLYAEDVERQASLALEKAFEQTEQLLNGLKSLNHNIKRYIERVLAEKQPKDILKIHFEDYKQEILDRSYHRLKTSDNVFRYRPKIIKRINKWYHDPAWVTATAAQEVERGRQASQAEAEKEIYHRLDYIRQTYTGMDEILEEIDRRNVQYANASFLQLKYILNSSKDLEGQLLEILKYLAGLEATFLCSGVMTATVALLNPITYQGTERRKG from the coding sequence TTGCTGCAGGTATGGAGCTTTGTAAAGACACTGGATAAAAATGCCTTGGTCTGGACATCATCTAAAATACCGGATAACTACGAACTTGGACTTAGTAGAAAGATAGAGGAATTTGTTGATACCTGCGAGAAATATAACGCAGGTCTTTGCTTTATGCAGCTATCACACCGGCCTATCAATTCTATATTCAGGCGGTACTACTATGAACCTCTTTTCCATTATACCGGACCGGTTTTTCAGCGTCCTGGCCAGCCCTTTAAAAGAGCACTACGCCGCGGGATCCTGTTTAAAATTTATGACCAGTACCTGCTGACCAGCCTGGGTATGGAGCGGGATGTGGTGATAGACGTAATTGTAGACTACATAGAAGAAAATTGGGAAGAAGAAGGGCAGTTCGCCGGGGCGCTTGACGACGAAATCTGGGATGAATCACTGGACAACCCCGCCGGTTTCCGCGACCGGGCGGCTTTCGTGCTGCGCAAACTGGAGTCCTGCGGCTGGCTTTCAACCGAAACCTATAACAATTACAAGCAGTATGTCAATATTAACGATTACGCGATTACAATTCTTGATACATTGGACAAAGTCCGCAAGAACCGCCAGGCTGAGTACCAGGGCTTTGTCTATGCCACCTACACCCTTCTTTACGCTGAGGATGTGGAACGGCAGGCCAGCCTGGCCCTGGAAAAGGCCTTTGAACAGACCGAGCAACTCTTAAACGGCTTAAAGTCTTTAAACCACAATATTAAACGCTATATAGAGCGGGTGCTGGCCGAAAAACAACCCAAGGATATCTTAAAAATACACTTTGAAGACTACAAGCAGGAGATTTTGGACAGGAGCTACCACCGCCTGAAGACGTCCGACAACGTCTTTCGCTACCGGCCCAAGATCATCAAACGGATTAACAAGTGGTACCACGACCCGGCCTGGGTGACGGCGACTGCCGCCCAGGAAGTCGAGAGGGGCCGCCAGGCCAGTCAGGCCGAGGCGGAAAAGGAAATATACCACCGGCTGGATTACATCCGCCAGACCTACACGGGCATGGATGAAATATTGGAGGAGATCGACAGGCGCAACGTGCAGTACGCCAACGCCTCCTTCCTGCAGCTGAAGTATATTCTTAATTCCAGCAAGGACCTGGAAGGGCAGCTGTTGGAAATACTCAAATACCTGGCCGGCCTGGAGGCCACTTTTCTCTGTTCAGGTGTCATGACTGCCACCGTTGCACTGCTTAACCCGATAACATATCAGGGGACTGAAAGGAGAAAAGGTTAA
- the mntA gene encoding type VII toxin-antitoxin system MntA family adenylyltransferase antitoxin, which yields MKPTAKTIEIEKLLPRLKEISRQFPAVAAAYLFGSYAGGRPTPLSDIDIGIIMARELPDMESFRIEMSLAGELEKIFETDNIDLVVLNKAPLPIQYNATCGKLLFSNDEEKRSDFVEYARKYYIDCLPIYREYREEFFKRLQEGRKTDG from the coding sequence ATGAAACCCACTGCAAAAACAATTGAAATTGAAAAGCTGTTACCCCGGTTAAAAGAAATTTCCCGGCAATTTCCTGCGGTTGCGGCGGCATACCTCTTTGGGTCTTACGCCGGCGGACGCCCCACACCACTCAGTGATATAGATATAGGTATCATAATGGCCCGGGAATTACCGGATATGGAGTCCTTCCGCATTGAAATGAGCTTGGCGGGAGAACTGGAAAAGATATTCGAAACCGATAATATCGACCTGGTGGTTCTGAACAAAGCGCCTCTCCCCATTCAATACAACGCCACCTGCGGCAAGCTGCTTTTCAGCAACGATGAAGAAAAAAGATCCGATTTCGTAGAATATGCGAGAAAATACTACATCGACTGCCTGCCTATCTACCGTGAATACCGTGAGGAGTTTTTTAAAAGACTGCAGGAGGGGAGAAAGACGGATGGTTAA
- the hepT gene encoding type VII toxin-antitoxin system HepT family RNase toxin, with amino-acid sequence MVNFQKVDKQLKMLDNYLSILSQLSNINHNEFINDPRNYGSAERFLQLAIETTLNIGNHIISIYNFEAPKDYSDIFIILGNHGVLPKDFAKELTNMARFRNRLVHIYWEIDTSRVYTIIQTKLKDFEDFKKYILAFLA; translated from the coding sequence ATGGTTAATTTTCAAAAGGTAGATAAGCAGTTAAAAATGCTTGACAATTACCTGTCTATTTTAAGCCAACTCAGCAATATAAATCATAATGAATTTATTAATGACCCACGTAATTACGGCAGCGCAGAAAGGTTCCTGCAGTTAGCGATAGAAACCACCTTGAATATCGGCAACCACATCATTTCCATCTATAATTTTGAAGCTCCCAAAGATTACTCGGATATATTTATTATACTTGGAAATCATGGTGTTCTACCAAAAGATTTCGCCAAAGAATTAACCAACATGGCTCGTTTTCGCAACCGCCTGGTACATATATATTGGGAAATTGATACCAGTAGGGTTTATACTATAATACAAACAAAACTGAAGGACTTTGAGGATTTCAAGAAATATATTCTAGCTTTTCTTGCCTAG
- the cas6 gene encoding CRISPR system precrRNA processing endoribonuclease RAMP protein Cas6 — protein sequence MSKYFTIAKYRLTIEAGEKGLLLPPYKGSTLRGGFGNAFRRISCSLREANCNNCLLRTSCPYAYIFETAPPPGSEALRNYESIPRPFILEPPLETKTEYRPGEKLDFNLILIGRAINYLPYFIVAFRELGELGIGKMRRKYRLAEIRAIGLNNEESQLVYQAEDQLVRNTNLAIQFDSADLLRQKDKVIALTRLGLDFLTITRIKFEENFVHHIEFHMLIRSLLRRLSSLAYFHHGWELELDFTGLIERAAEVRLVSDGTRWVNWERYSSRQDNKVNMGGLVGRVEYEGELDEFLPLLRLGELVHVGKGAVFGMGKYEHLKLGYKEI from the coding sequence ATGTCCAAATATTTTACAATAGCTAAATACCGACTCACCATAGAGGCTGGGGAGAAAGGTTTGCTTCTGCCCCCTTACAAGGGTTCCACCTTAAGAGGCGGTTTCGGCAACGCCTTTCGGAGGATCTCTTGTTCACTCAGGGAGGCCAATTGCAACAACTGCCTCTTAAGGACAAGCTGTCCCTATGCTTATATCTTTGAAACCGCGCCTCCCCCCGGTTCTGAAGCCCTCCGCAATTACGAAAGTATCCCCCGGCCCTTTATCCTCGAACCCCCGCTGGAAACCAAAACCGAATATAGGCCCGGCGAGAAGCTGGACTTCAATCTAATCCTGATCGGCAGGGCGATCAATTACCTTCCTTATTTTATTGTTGCCTTTCGTGAACTGGGCGAATTGGGGATCGGGAAAATGAGGAGGAAATACCGGCTGGCCGAAATTCGGGCAATTGGTTTGAACAACGAGGAAAGCCAATTGGTGTACCAGGCGGAAGACCAGCTTGTGAGAAATACCAATCTGGCCATCCAGTTTGACTCAGCTGACCTTTTACGTCAGAAGGATAAAGTTATAGCCTTAACTCGCCTTGGTTTGGACTTTTTGACCATCACCAGGATTAAGTTTGAAGAAAATTTCGTCCACCATATTGAGTTTCACATGCTCATACGGAGCCTTTTACGCAGGCTCTCGTCACTGGCCTATTTTCACCATGGCTGGGAACTGGAGCTTGACTTTACCGGGCTGATTGAACGGGCGGCGGAAGTCCGGCTGGTTAGTGACGGTACCCGTTGGGTGAACTGGGAGCGCTATTCTTCCCGCCAGGACAACAAGGTGAACATGGGCGGCCTGGTGGGCCGGGTGGAGTATGAAGGTGAATTGGACGAGTTTCTGCCCCTCTTGCGGCTGGGGGAACTGGTGCATGTGGGCAAGGGGGCGGTGTTTGGGATGGGGAAGTATGAGCACTTGAAGCTTGGGTATAAAGAAATATAG
- a CDS encoding PdaC/SigV domain-containing protein translates to MTLQYPQIDGLDDKTVQDGRNSIFEKSAVGARNEGLKNADEMEKAMASVYPGSPNKCETYFDYRLKYKQNG, encoded by the coding sequence ATAACCCTACAGTATCCCCAGATTGACGGGTTGGACGATAAAACCGTGCAGGATGGGAGAAACTCCATTTTCGAGAAATCAGCCGTAGGCGCCAGGAATGAAGGACTGAAAAATGCGGATGAAATGGAAAAGGCCATGGCGTCCGTGTATCCAGGCAGTCCAAACAAGTGTGAAACCTATTTCGACTACAGGCTGAAATACAAACAAAACGGATGA
- a CDS encoding ArsR/SmtB family transcription factor, with the protein MLASLLRPWDVVTKRGNQEINENHFKPAPPSGDALIKMLEALANPHRLQIIALLTGRRVHVSQLAREAMISRPLLYMHLKRLENAGMVTSKMELSEDGKAMNYYEITPFALHLSPESIAEAVKTLTIKKTAGAASDVNNEGDNK; encoded by the coding sequence TTGTTAGCAAGCCTGCTACGTCCCTGGGATGTCGTTACAAAAAGGGGGAATCAGGAAATAAATGAAAATCATTTTAAACCAGCACCACCTTCCGGAGACGCTCTGATCAAAATGCTGGAGGCCCTGGCCAACCCGCACCGTCTACAGATTATTGCTTTGCTGACAGGCAGGCGCGTTCATGTCAGTCAACTCGCCCGTGAGGCCATGATAAGCCGGCCACTGCTGTATATGCATTTGAAGCGACTGGAGAATGCTGGAATGGTGACTAGTAAAATGGAATTGTCGGAGGATGGAAAAGCAATGAATTATTACGAAATAACACCGTTTGCACTCCACTTAAGTCCGGAGAGCATCGCTGAAGCGGTCAAAACGCTCACGATTAAAAAAACTGCCGGCGCCGCATCAGACGTTAACAATGAGGGGGATAACAAATGA
- a CDS encoding DMT family transporter: MQALLTKIKIFMGDQSKQQLLANLAMLITVLFWGISFISIKIAVSEVPPITMALIRFIIASAILLVIIRKLEPASKLKKEDRIKMLTAGFLGITLYFYFENSGVKMTTASNASLITSITPIIAIALDMIIFKTKPSVLKFVGMGCAVAGAYLAVTANGQLSFNSATFKGNLFMVFAMLTWSLYTLLNKALQDKYSGLFLTTCQTLFGTILLVPASFIEYRQWHLFSFTAFSNILFLAVCCSAICYFLYIFALKRLDVAITTLYLNLTPVVGVVSGYLVLRETVLPVQLLGGLMIIVVIIAINLEKQKSTLKSAGGNPECAKTV, encoded by the coding sequence ATGCAGGCTTTACTAACGAAAATCAAGATATTTATGGGGGATCAGAGTAAACAGCAATTATTGGCTAATCTCGCCATGCTCATTACTGTTTTATTTTGGGGTATTTCATTTATCAGTATAAAAATAGCGGTAAGCGAAGTTCCACCAATTACAATGGCCTTGATAAGATTTATTATAGCAAGCGCTATACTTCTGGTTATCATAAGGAAATTGGAACCGGCTTCGAAACTTAAAAAAGAAGACAGAATAAAGATGCTGACGGCTGGTTTCCTGGGTATAACGCTATATTTTTATTTTGAAAACAGCGGTGTAAAAATGACAACGGCGTCAAATGCCTCCCTGATTACTTCAATCACTCCAATTATCGCGATAGCTTTGGACATGATAATTTTTAAGACTAAACCCTCGGTCCTGAAATTTGTGGGAATGGGTTGCGCTGTTGCAGGAGCTTATTTGGCGGTTACGGCAAATGGGCAGCTTTCTTTCAATTCAGCTACTTTTAAGGGGAACTTATTTATGGTTTTTGCTATGTTGACATGGTCTTTATATACTCTGCTGAACAAAGCCTTGCAAGATAAATATTCGGGTTTATTTTTAACCACCTGCCAGACCTTGTTTGGCACAATACTTTTAGTACCTGCTTCTTTTATAGAGTATAGACAATGGCATTTGTTCTCTTTTACTGCATTTTCTAATATTTTATTCCTCGCTGTATGCTGCTCTGCAATCTGTTATTTCCTTTATATATTTGCTTTAAAAAGGTTGGATGTCGCCATTACTACGCTTTACTTAAACCTCACCCCTGTTGTAGGCGTTGTCAGCGGTTACCTGGTATTGAGAGAGACTGTTCTGCCTGTTCAGCTTTTGGGTGGACTGATGATCATTGTAGTCATAATTGCTATCAACCTGGAAAAACAAAAATCAACCTTGAAAAGTGCAGGTGGGAATCCAGAATGCGCTAAAACCGTTTGA